One Candidatus Uhrbacteria bacterium genomic region harbors:
- the clpP gene encoding ATP-dependent Clp endopeptidase proteolytic subunit ClpP has translation MPTNQFLIPTVIEKTHLGERAYDIYSRLLIDRIIFLGTAIDDDVANTVIAQLLFLESQDKEKDIKIYINSPGGSVTSGLAIYDAMQYVKPDVSTICVGLAASMGAVLLSAGAAGKRFALPNAEIMIHQVLGGMQGQATDIKIHAERILKVKDNLSMILAKHTGQSKTQVDKDTDRDNFMDPAEALRYGIIDKVIRAK, from the coding sequence ATGCCAACCAACCAATTTCTCATTCCTACCGTCATTGAAAAAACGCATCTTGGGGAACGCGCGTACGATATTTATTCGCGCCTCCTCATTGACCGTATCATCTTTCTTGGAACGGCGATTGATGATGATGTCGCGAATACGGTGATCGCACAGCTGTTATTCCTGGAAAGTCAGGATAAAGAAAAGGACATCAAGATCTATATCAATTCTCCGGGGGGTTCTGTGACATCTGGCCTCGCAATTTATGACGCGATGCAATACGTGAAGCCGGATGTCTCGACGATCTGCGTGGGACTCGCCGCTTCGATGGGCGCGGTACTTCTTTCGGCAGGTGCCGCGGGCAAACGCTTCGCTCTTCCAAACGCCGAGATTATGATTCACCAAGTGCTCGGTGGTATGCAAGGGCAGGCGACAGACATTAAGATTCATGCGGAGCGCATTTTGAAGGTGAAGGACAATCTTTCCATGATTCTTGCCAAGCACACGGGGCAGTCCAAAACGCAGGTCGATAAGGATACAGACCGCGACAACTTTATGGACCCCGCCGAAGCTCTTCGCTACGGCATTATTGATAAAGTCATTCGTGCGAAGTAG
- a CDS encoding DHH family phosphoesterase: MDERRAQQAWERIQAAKHVLIVNDVRIDGDTMGSSLAVAQVLRRLHKRVTHISPMPISEAFNFLPGIREITFDTVALHDSTIDLILSFDCADGDHVVEFRSHVPHHPFLISFDHHVTNPRYGDLNLLIPEASSTGEVVWQFLKKNRVALSHESATCLLTAICTDTTFFSNDATNVVCLEAAAELGRLGARVHDVVRAMYANKPVSLLRVWGTCMERLQKLPDGTVVTYLKREDVPKDEDLDLDTSSLANFLTSLVHGAPMICVLVEKQDGSVKASLRGTTRNVAEIASRHGGGGHIKAAGFSVAGASVAQEGEDMFLVDAAGNHVPLISYF, translated from the coding sequence ATGGACGAACGGCGCGCACAACAGGCATGGGAGCGTATACAGGCGGCCAAGCACGTCTTGATCGTTAACGATGTGCGCATCGATGGGGACACGATGGGCTCCTCGCTTGCCGTGGCCCAGGTTCTTCGGAGGCTTCATAAACGGGTGACGCATATTTCTCCTATGCCGATTTCTGAAGCTTTCAATTTTCTTCCAGGTATCCGGGAAATCACTTTTGATACAGTCGCGCTGCACGACTCGACGATTGACCTTATCCTCTCCTTTGATTGTGCCGATGGGGACCACGTTGTGGAGTTCCGTTCCCATGTCCCGCATCACCCGTTCCTTATCTCTTTCGACCATCACGTAACGAATCCGCGCTACGGCGATCTCAATTTACTCATACCCGAGGCTTCCTCTACGGGGGAGGTTGTATGGCAGTTTCTCAAAAAGAACCGTGTTGCTCTCTCACACGAATCCGCGACGTGTTTGCTCACGGCAATTTGCACGGACACCACTTTTTTCAGCAACGATGCGACGAACGTCGTGTGTCTGGAGGCGGCAGCGGAACTTGGACGGCTAGGTGCGCGTGTACACGACGTCGTGCGCGCCATGTACGCTAATAAACCCGTCTCGCTTCTTCGTGTGTGGGGGACGTGTATGGAGCGTTTGCAGAAACTTCCCGACGGCACGGTGGTGACGTACCTCAAGCGCGAGGACGTTCCCAAAGATGAGGATCTCGACTTGGATACGTCGTCTCTCGCTAATTTTTTGACGAGCCTTGTTCACGGGGCGCCCATGATTTGCGTACTCGTGGAAAAGCAAGACGGGAGCGTAAAAGCGAGTCTGCGTGGCACGACCCGCAATGTGGCGGAGATCGCCAGTCGTCACGGCGGAGGCGGGCATATAAAGGCTGCCGGCTTCAGTGTTGCGGGGGCTTCGGTGGCACAAGAGGGCGAAGATATGTTTCTTGTGGATGCCGCCGGTAATCACGTCCCCCTCATTTCGTATTTCTAA